The following are encoded together in the Kwoniella europaea PYCC6329 chromosome 1, complete sequence genome:
- a CDS encoding glyceraldehyde-3-phosphate dehydrogenase, type I, with translation MGVYDQYVVIRSATVIPTKQYTQETYLIAKANMPIAVTEQSSLPRVGINGFGRIGRALFRLLLEREDLLLVAVNHTAHSSEHLMTAIMHDSTHGRFRSGADLSICPEDHPSLLKATPNNPKPSALIFRGRIIHLFSERDATKLDWSSANADYIMESTGKLTTKEKAEVHIKHGKAKKVLISAPSKDTLNCVYGVNHHVYIGKDDVLSNASCTTNCLAPLALVLQRAFGVETGMMTTIHASTASQKVLDGFSTKDIRQGRSAMGNIIPATTGAAQAVVKVLPELAGKFHGISVRVPVTNVSLVDLTVTLSTPVASKEALIRPFRAAAARRPIQSSTPHPDGPALAGVLGVSDEKLVSSDYLSSTQSSILDVDATVMLNDRTAKIVAWYDNEWGFSSRMCDLVAYMARRTEEN, from the exons ATGGGTGTCTATGATCAATATGTGGTCATTAGATCAGCAACGGTCATACCGACGAAGCAGTATACTCAAGAAACGTACTTGATTGCAAAAGCCAACA TGCCAATCGCTGTCACTGAACAATCGTCACTTCCGAGAGTGGGGATCAATGGTTTCGGTCGTATAG GTCGAGCTTTATTCCGACTGTTacttgaaagagaagatctATTACTGGTGGCAGTGAATCACACCGCACATTCCTCTGAACATCTGATGACGGCAATTATGCATGATTCAACACATGGAAGATTCCGATCAGGGGCCGACCTGTCCATCTGTCCTGAAGATCATCCTAGTCTTCTCAAAGCTACACCTAACAACCCTAAACCTTCAGCATTGATCTTCCGAGGAAGGATTATACATTTGTTTTCAGAGAGGGATGCCACAAAATTAGATTGGTCTTCTGCCAACGCGGACTACATTATGGAATCAACTGGAAAATTGACCACTAAGGAAAAAGCCGAAGTGCATATCAAGCATGGAAAAGCTAAAAAAGTTTTGATTTCGGCACCAAGTAAAGATACATTGAATTGCGTATACGGTGTAAATCATCATGTGTATATTGGAAAAGATGATGTCTTAAGTAATGCTTCCTGTACA ACAAATTGCTTGGCGCCTTTAGCACTCGTTCTTCAACGAGCCTTCGGTGTGGAAACTGGAATGATGACAACAATTCATGCAAGTACAGCAAGTCAGAAAGTGCTTGATGGATTCAGTACGAAAGATATCAGACAGG GTCGTTCGGCTATGGGAAATATCATCCCAGCGACTACAGGTGCAGCCCAAGCAGTAGTAAAGGTTTTGCCAGAGTTAGCAGGCAAATTCCATG GTATATCCGTTCGAGTACCAGTAACAAATGTTTCTCTTGTTGATTTGACTGTAACACTATCGACACCTGTTGCATCCAAGGAAGCTTTGATTAGACCATTCAGAGCAGCGGCTGCCCGAAGACCAATCCAATCGAGCACTCCTCATCCGGATGGTCCAGCTTTAGCTGGTGTATTGGGTGTATCAGATGAGAAATTAGTTTCCTCAGATTACCTATCTTCGACTCAAAGTAGTATCCTAGACGTCGATGCGACTGTCATGCTGAATGATAGAACCGCAAAGATAGTAGCTTGGTATGATAACGAATGGGGATTCTCCTCTCGAA TGTGTGATCTTGTCGCTTACATGGCTAGGAGGACGGAGGAAAATTAA